A region from the Tahibacter amnicola genome encodes:
- the pdsR gene encoding proteobacterial dedicated sortase system response regulator, whose translation MPRSIAIVEDEPLIRANYVEALTRFGYEVRGYASRPEAEAAFAMRLPELVIIDVGLGDEPEGGFDLCRGLRSRAAALPILFLTARDSDLDVISGLRLGADDYLTKDVSLHQLAARINALFRRMDALRKPADAESVIEHGPLKLEQERMRITWNGEEVPLTVTEFWMVHTMVRFPGHVKNRDQLMREAQVVVDDATITSHIKRIRKKFLAIDAAFDGIETVHGVGYRWKP comes from the coding sequence ATGCCCCGCAGTATCGCCATTGTCGAAGACGAACCACTGATCCGTGCGAACTACGTCGAGGCGCTGACCCGTTTCGGCTACGAGGTACGCGGCTATGCCTCGCGTCCGGAGGCGGAGGCGGCATTTGCCATGCGGCTGCCGGAGCTGGTGATCATCGACGTGGGCCTGGGCGATGAGCCCGAGGGTGGCTTCGACCTGTGCCGCGGCCTGCGGTCGCGCGCCGCGGCGCTGCCGATCCTGTTCCTGACTGCCCGTGACTCGGACCTGGACGTCATCTCCGGCCTGCGCCTGGGCGCCGACGACTACCTCACCAAGGATGTCTCGCTGCATCAGCTCGCCGCACGCATCAACGCCTTGTTCCGCCGCATGGACGCCCTGCGCAAGCCGGCCGATGCCGAGAGCGTGATCGAGCATGGCCCGCTCAAGCTGGAGCAGGAACGCATGCGCATCACCTGGAACGGCGAGGAGGTGCCGTTGACGGTGACCGAGTTCTGGATGGTGCACACGATGGTGCGTTTCCCCGGTCACGTGAAAAACCGCGACCAGCTCATGCGGGAGGCCCAGGTGGTGGTCGACGATGCCACCATCACCTCGCACATCAAGCGCATCCGCAAGAAGTTCCTCGCCATCGACGCGGCCTTCGACGGCATCGAAACCGTCCATGGCGTCGGCTATCGCTGGAAGCCGTAA
- a CDS encoding ATP-binding protein, with the protein MSLRQKLLLVALSMLALPWAGWQFVRQMEVLLRQGQEQTLIASGKALSRSLVAINAALPPPGSAVYVHDLTVPIAIDGYGDDWSTVRPYFQALGPATDAQKVKMVLGKDAQWLHGFVEVRDRTRQRADAHDPQAARADRLELEFSRAGFTRRYWLASAAPGPFEALPSGMEGGPLPLTITGEWQEDAAGYRIEFRVPTSQAPDTLSLKLVDTGEPDAIAGSEPMTLLHYSTSLARELEQFAPESTRVRLISGDGWLVAESGAVAQVQPRGETEAPSWLARWAYRWLIAPALQGTPALAQSQARLDAAESLQALSGVPAATWRAGSSPGDVVLVAAVPLIVDRETRGAVLLEQTNTALPLLTDAALKRLGLVSLGVLALAAGVLFAFATWLSVRIRRLRDGAERATAADGRLEGRVPLTDSKDELGDLARSFQQLLDAIAAYTDYLRTLASKLSHELHTPLAIVKSSLDNLEHQPISSEARAYVGRARDGIDRLVAIVRAMSEASRMERAIASADAEDFDLSEVARGCAESYRALAAPRDIIINVPDQLMPMHGAPELIAQALDKLFDNARSFTPEHGWIRIGLEPDATGMVLSVANQGPLLPAAMHGRLFDSLVSLRDGAGRGDVPHLGLGLYVVRLVAERHGGKASAHNLPGGDGVEFVLHLSGMPRESVASRAPMARR; encoded by the coding sequence ATGTCTCTACGTCAGAAATTGCTGCTCGTCGCCCTGTCGATGCTGGCCTTGCCCTGGGCCGGTTGGCAGTTCGTACGGCAGATGGAAGTGCTCCTGCGCCAGGGCCAGGAGCAGACGCTGATCGCCTCGGGCAAGGCGCTGTCGCGCAGCCTCGTTGCGATCAACGCGGCATTGCCGCCGCCGGGATCGGCGGTGTACGTGCATGACCTGACGGTTCCGATTGCCATCGACGGTTACGGTGACGACTGGTCCACCGTGCGTCCGTATTTCCAGGCGCTCGGTCCGGCAACCGATGCTCAGAAAGTGAAAATGGTACTTGGCAAAGATGCGCAATGGCTGCACGGCTTCGTCGAGGTGCGCGACCGCACCCGCCAGCGTGCCGATGCGCATGATCCGCAGGCCGCCCGCGCCGACCGGCTGGAACTGGAGTTCTCCCGCGCCGGCTTTACGCGCCGCTATTGGCTGGCCAGCGCCGCGCCCGGTCCTTTTGAAGCGTTGCCCAGCGGCATGGAAGGCGGGCCATTGCCGCTGACGATCACCGGTGAGTGGCAGGAAGACGCCGCCGGCTATCGGATCGAATTCCGCGTGCCGACCAGCCAGGCGCCGGATACGCTGTCGCTCAAGCTGGTCGATACCGGCGAACCCGACGCCATCGCGGGCAGCGAACCGATGACCTTGCTGCATTACTCCACGTCGCTGGCCCGCGAACTGGAACAGTTCGCTCCCGAATCCACCCGCGTGCGCCTGATCAGCGGCGATGGCTGGCTCGTTGCCGAAAGCGGCGCAGTGGCGCAGGTGCAGCCGCGCGGCGAAACCGAGGCGCCATCCTGGCTGGCGCGCTGGGCCTACCGCTGGCTGATCGCACCGGCGCTGCAGGGCACCCCGGCGCTGGCGCAGAGCCAGGCCCGCCTGGACGCGGCCGAATCGCTCCAGGCGCTGTCGGGCGTGCCGGCGGCCACCTGGCGCGCCGGTTCATCGCCCGGTGACGTTGTTCTGGTTGCGGCCGTTCCGCTGATCGTCGACCGCGAGACCCGTGGTGCCGTGCTGCTGGAACAGACCAACACGGCATTGCCACTGCTGACCGATGCGGCGCTCAAGCGGCTCGGGCTGGTCAGCCTTGGCGTGCTCGCGTTGGCGGCTGGCGTGTTGTTCGCGTTCGCGACCTGGCTGTCGGTGCGGATCCGACGCCTGCGCGATGGCGCCGAGCGCGCGACAGCAGCGGATGGACGCCTGGAAGGCCGCGTCCCGCTGACCGACAGCAAGGACGAACTGGGCGACCTGGCCCGCAGCTTCCAGCAGCTGCTCGACGCGATCGCCGCCTATACCGACTACCTGCGCACCCTGGCCTCCAAGCTTTCCCACGAACTCCATACGCCGCTCGCGATCGTCAAATCCTCGCTGGACAACCTCGAACACCAGCCGATCTCGTCGGAAGCCCGTGCCTACGTCGGCCGCGCGCGCGACGGTATTGATCGCCTGGTCGCCATCGTGCGGGCGATGAGCGAGGCCAGCCGCATGGAACGTGCGATCGCGTCGGCCGATGCCGAGGATTTCGACCTCTCCGAAGTGGCGCGCGGCTGCGCGGAGTCCTATCGCGCGCTGGCTGCGCCGCGCGACATCATCATCAACGTCCCCGACCAGCTGATGCCGATGCACGGCGCGCCGGAACTGATTGCCCAGGCCCTGGACAAGCTGTTCGACAACGCGCGCTCGTTCACGCCGGAGCACGGCTGGATCCGCATCGGCCTCGAACCGGACGCCACCGGTATGGTGCTGAGCGTGGCCAACCAGGGGCCACTCCTGCCGGCGGCCATGCACGGGCGTCTGTTCGATTCGCTGGTCAGCCTGCGCGATGGCGCCGGGCGGGGCGACGTGCCGCACCTGGGCCTGGGACTGTACGTCGTGCGGCTGGTGGCCGAGCGGCATGGTGGCAAGGCCTCGGCACACAACCTTCCGGGCGGTGATGGCGTCGAATTCGTGCTGCATCTGAGCGGCATGCCGCGCGAATCGGTGGCGTCGCGGGCACCGATGGCGCGGCGCTGA